Genomic DNA from Solanum dulcamara chromosome 4, daSolDulc1.2, whole genome shotgun sequence:
GGTTTGGTGTTCTGTGAGAGTTGGTGCAGTTTGCATCACCATATCTCGAGTCTAGAGAAGAGGAGGACCATTTTGCCTATTATATTCCACCAATAGACATTCCTTCAACAGTTATTCTTTTATTCTACAAAATACACCTATAAATCAAGAATGTAGACTGAAAAATGGAACAAAGAATAGATAGAAAAAACACAGCAAGAATGAACAAAAAGGAGAAACAAAACAAGAAGACCAAAAGCAAATCAGAAGAAAAGAACTCCTAGGAAACAGCAAGAAAGAGTCATCgtatagaaaaagaaaaaagaaagatgcAAATCAAGAGGAGATATAAGGAAGTAGTAAATGAAGCGgtattataaatcaaaaagaaGACGAAGACATGAGCAATAAAATTGGAGTTCAATCCAAGTACTCAAATAGTAAATGTCCTACTCTCTCatcctttctctttctttgaACTTAAAGTTAGATGAAAGAACACAACCATTTTATGCAAGGATCACGTTGCACCTAGCTATATGAAAAGCAGGCTTTATTTGTGTCACATCACTTAAGTCATATGAAGCAATAAAATGACAACTTTCTTAGCATCACTCTATTGTTTCCTCCTTAATAGTAATAAAAGATTCTGTGATTGTAGCACTTTCAGTCCAGTGGATGCTTCATAATTTGTTGTTTGCAGCTAATTACTATAGCAAACAGTATTTTCTGAAAAACCATTTAGTTTGTGGAGTCTATATAAGGTTAGTAAGAAGTAGTTCAGATGAGGTACAACATTTTTTCCTACAAGGTTTAGCGAATCTTTTTTGGAGTATGATTAGGACATAATCTATTCCTAGTATGTAATACTTTCAATTCAATGAATTAACCCTATTAGATAATAATGCTAGCAAATTTCCTTCATTTATTGTTGAAAAAATCCTAAACTTGAGTATACTAAATCCCAGTGCTTTTTCCCTCTCGTCTTTCCATAAAATCACCACGGTGTCTCCAGCCTTAAATAGGCCTTGATTTTCATGGTTATCAAGCTCTTTTCATGTTTAATCTTTTCTAAGAAATTATCTATCATAAGACTCATTTAATCCAATAACTTTCTATCCTTCTGGGGCCAAATCAGCACAATTCTGAAACCTTCAAGCTGTTGCAAACTTCCCAACAGAAACAGAAATGGTAGTTCCTAACAACAACACTTTTGAGGTTTAATTGGATCTTCACAGCAAAAGATATGACAGATATGACCACATGCAGGCTCATAAACATCGGAAACAGAGAGTTATGTTTTCAATATGAATACATACCGGCAAGCTGTTGAGAAGTGCAAGTGTCAAAGAGACGTGAAAGGTGAACATCAAAAGCCTTTCCAGTACATAAGGAAGATGTGCACCAAATTTAGCTGACCAACGAGGTTGATATGAGGTCAAGAGAACTGAATGCTTTATTGAAATTACATCACCCACAAAAACAAAGGTCTTAACACAGGGGTTCTCCCTGGAGTTATCATCATTGATCACGTGTTTTCTTCCAAGTTGCGAGCATTGTAGGGGAGAAGGGCTTGAATATGTGATCTCCACCCATGCTACACCGGTTGACAAAAGTGGAAGAAAGCATGCTCCTTCCTGCACCAAAACATCAATTTTTCACATATTCAAATGCATTGTGTGTGGTTGTGTTTAATTTAATCGCATAAGTGTATTACAAACTACAGGAGCAATATTTCAAGGCAGTTCATGACAATCATGCACAACTGGCAAACTGATACAAAGGTGTAGCTTCTGGTCTCAATGGGAGAACACTGAATTGCATACCTTGGAACACAAGCAGCTGCTCCTATTACTATGAAGTCTGCCCCAACCATCACCACATTTCTCAAGCTTCAAGACATCCTCAGCATAAAAGCAACGGAGTACACCTCCATCCCTTTGATGGTTAACCTCAAGAATGTCATCATCAGGCATGGCCTGGTCCAAGCATGGAATTGTTATAAATGCACTTAGTTCATCAGGACAAGAAGCTCCGTTGCCTTCCAACGAAACATGTTTGCCTTCTTCAACCAAAGAATGGGGAATACAGTATCCTTTAGCAATACTTCTTTTCATAGGGTTCTCAAGAAGGCTGTGATTCTGAGAGTTTTGATAAGAGTGTTCAGCTAATACAGAAATAATTTGTGACCACTCCTGAGCATTATTGATGCGGAAATCATCCAATGACATAATGACATCACCAGGAGACAAATGGCCAGACAATGGCGATGTTGGAGACACATCCAGTACCTGCTCAAGATCATGTGATTGCAACCCATTAGCTACAATAATGCCTAATTAGGTCCCCCAAATTAGCACACTGCTGTACAAGAATTAATCCTCAGTTACCATGGGACCTTCATCATGAATGTAAAATGGATACAAGATCAAGGGTTGAAGGAATAATGCCCAGGCACAAACAGCACAAAGCTGAAAGGTAATAAACCCATTAGTTCAAAAAGTACAAATATGATAAACAAATGGAGATCGACTAGCATTCTTTAACAACTAAGAGCTGCTATAAGCACCCACAACTGCATTATGCCAAACGCCAGCACAGTATATTCGAAGAGCAGGAACTTTGGATAATGCCTGCAGTAACTCATGATCGAATGCCAGTAGAGCACCTGGAAATAATACAGCCAAAAATACAGCAATGTACTCCATCTGTATGCCCTCACTGCTTTCCCAGAATGCAGTGCCTACAGAAGCAGTTGTGAGATTCATGTACTGCCACTGCTATGTCTCAAAACATGTAAATTGATCAGGTTTGCACATACTAGTCAGCCAAATGTAGAATCAAAGTCCAAAGATGATGAAGAATACCCTGATATTACATAACCAGCACTACCTAAATGCCTAATGTTCAAGTATGTGATATGCTCTGATCCAGTTGACTTTCCTAACAGTATATCTATTATTCGCAGAGCAGCGATGAGGCTTATACACCAAGATTTCATAGAAGCTACTAATCATGTGTAGCAAAATAGCAccttaaaaaaaagatatttgagaatgaattgCTTGCTTATTCCCaaccttttcaaaaaaaaaaaaaaacttgccTATTTCCTCGAGCATGTTGGGATTATATAGtgtctacaagtaatcccagaaagaaaaggaaaggatTCAAGTGATcctaaaaaggaaaagaaaataattactaATAATTTCTAATCCTATTTACACAATTATAGAGATTCTCTAAACCTTTTTTGTATATACAAAGTATTGAAGAGTCCCACATCGTTTGGTGAAGAGTTAGGTGATTTGCAGTTTGTAGATTGCAGATTaagaaagaacaaaaagaaagaCATCCGCAAAACAGAGGAGAAAGAAGAAGCAACGAGAAAAAAGAAGCAGAAAGAAGGAGACGATGTACCAGAAGTCTGAAGCCACCTGAGCCCTGAAGTCTGAAGAAGAGAGTTGACTAATTTTACATTTTATGTTTTAGATTGCTGAGTcagtttattttttctttacaaaaGGCGACGCCTCTCGCCAAAGGCACTAAGGCAAGCGCATTTCACAACACTGCCTCAACCAGTATACGAGCATATGAAATTCTGTCCATGTTGGCTGTGAATTCATCTGTATAGAGTGGTCTTCCAACTGCACTAACAACCTCGGTCAATGCTTCTCTTGACCAGTATCCCACAGGAAGTCTACGGAGCACAACACAAAGAGGCATAGTGGTGATGCAATCCAGATTAAATTCGAAGTTTATCTCCTAGTCGTGAATCACAAATGGCTTGTTGTGAAAGGTATAACGGCCAGCCTGCTTGACCTTCGCACACTTCTCCACTGATTCAAACCTGAAGATGAAGTATCCATCATCATGCAGTAGTATCTGGGGTTTGCTCGGAAAATACCAAGCAGTTGAGATAAAACTCTCCATAAATTTACATACGGAGTATCCCCGAAATATATCCTATGATGGTCGACTTCCAGTACTCTTCTTGTTCCATTAAATCATCCTTCTCAATATTCAGATAGATTTTTCCTCCCTTAGTACATGGAGGAACGTAAGAAAGAGATTTACCTTTCTGTGCTATTCAATTCTCCCTGAAATCAGATTTCTCCACAAGAGTTGGCCGACCAGAGGTGCCCGCCTCCGATAACTGAAGTCGTCTAGCCGTTGGCTGAGACCCAGAAGTAGGCTCACCAAAGGATTTAAGATGTAGAGACTTCTGAGAATCTGAATCAGAATGAGGATCTTTGTTCCCTTCCATAATCGATTTAACTTGAGGTGGAATGAAGCTACCAAAGGTGATCGAGTGTAGTCTACAGCTCAGCCCGTCCTCTGGAGTGACCAATTACATCATCGTTGTAGCTCCCTTGCCAGAATTTTGGATCGAAGTCATGATGTTTCCTCAGTCACTTCATGTTAGCAAATCCTAGCCAAAATGCACCGAGAGAGAACCATATTCTAACCTTGAATCCCCTCCATTTCCGAAAAAGAACTTTTAGAGTAGGGACTCAAACTTTTGGCTCTAGTAAAAGATATTTTAGAGCAGATAGAAAGAATTTCCAAATGCTCCTTTCACTACATATTTCTGAACAAGTTCCTGGATAACAAGCCGTAGGGACTCGAAGTCTCAAACCTTAGGTTTTGATAGAATTAAGATCAAAGGATGGGGTCAGTAACATGTAACAACGCTGGTCAGGGAAGAGATAGTACACCATAACAGCTGCTAGAGAGATGAACGATGCTTGAACGGAAAGATGAGCACCAATTGTTGGTCAGAGGAGTTGTGCTAGACACCgaaaggaagaagagaagaagaaaatgtgGTCAGACAGGCAGCACACATTGGCTGGCGGTGCCTACCCGTAGCGGAAGCTATTATGGTCTCTACCCAAATCTTAGAGGCTCACATAGCATGTAAAACGTTAAGAGATTTGAGAATGAATTGCTTGCTAATTTCCTAATGCATGGGGTTTACAGTGTTTACAAGTAATCCCACAAAAGAAAGGGTAGTATTCAAATAATTGTAAAAAGGACGGAAAGTAATTCCTAATAATTTGTATTTAGACAATTATAGGCATTCTAAACCTTTCCAATATATACAAGGAATGGGTTCTTTCCATATTAACAATTTCCTAATTCTTAGCAAGTACAAAAAATTTAAGCATCCTATCCTAGAGATTTTGTGATTCTGAACTCTTTCTTTAGGGTAACTAATATCTTTATTACCAACTCGTATAATTGCAGCTCAAGAAGAAACCAACTGCTAATCACATGCCTGGACAGGCCCAGTATGTGTACTATACTTTCCACTCCACAAATGGAttatctaagtcaaattaattaACTAGCATAACAGTTTCAGCTTGTCTAATCCTCTAGTTAATTTCCTGCTCATACTTGCTTTAACAAAGACTTATTGTACAACCAACTTCACTAAAGCTTCACAACTTCTTTTGTTTTGGCAGACAATTTGAATCCTCACCATTCATAAATGGTATACTGTTGCAGAAATTAGCATTCTAAAGACAGTAGCAGCAATGTTCTTGCCATTCTAGAATGAGGTGTTTGATCCCTGGCATTCGCTGAAAGGAAAGATTCCAATTACATTGGTTGAACCACCATTTTCTTGGAATAAGAAGAAAacattgtttttgtttttgtgtgAGATTAAGAACAAACAAGATTCTTTGGGAAGGAAATAGTTTGTTCTTAATTGAAACAAAGAAAGTGAAGGAACTTTTAGATAAAAGAGAAACTTTTTTAGCAGAAAGAATTAAGAGGAAGAAGTAgtagaagaggaagaaaaagaaattttaagagTAGGGACTCAAACCCTTGGTTCTGATTTCAGAGTAGGGACTCCAACTTTTGGCTCTAGTAAAAGAATTTTTAGAGTAGAcagaaaaaaatttcaaatgtcCCTTTCATTACAAGTTCCTGGATAACAAGTTGTAGGGACTCAAATCTTAGGTTTTGATAGAATCAAGATCAAAGGATGGGGTAGGCAGCAAGTAACAATGCTGGTCAGCGAAGAGATAGTGATAGTAACCAGAAGTAGAGAACCGAAGAAATAGAACAAAGCAAGTTAATTTACTGGTAATAGTTTGTGCAAGAATCATAAACACAATTATACCAATAAAGTTGTCCGTATGGAGAAGACAAGACTCCAGAATACAGTAGTTCTAATTCTGAATTACATACCCCAAATAACTAATCCTAATTACATATTTATAGAAAACATAATAGGATCAGACTGACACCATAAACTACAAACTAGGAATAATAACTGCTAGACCAGCTGCTGGAGCAAATCAAGGGAACAATTGCTAGGACAACTGCTGTAAGTGTTTGTCCAGAACTCTtcaactctttatccttttgttggtattttcttcTGAATTATCTCTTGAGAGGCGGGTTGGTATCAGTGCACCCCCACTTGAAAAGATGCCTTGTCCTCGAGGCAGAAAAAAGGAAATTGAACAGCAAGCAAGTCATAGTCTTCCCAACTAGCCTCTTCAACAGGTCAACGATGCCATTGAATAAGTAATTCCAGAGTTGGCACTCCCGATTCTTTCACCCAACGATGCGATAAAACTTTTTCAGGTCTACCATGAATTCTAATTCACCCGATAGTGGTAAGGGTGGAGGGGAAGCAATATCAGAACCATGAGCCGGACGAAGCAGCGAGACATGAAAAATAGGATGTACCTTGGATGTTTGAGGCAGCTGCAATTCATAAGAAACAGGACCAACTCTGCTAACAATTTTGTATGGACCATAATATCGAGGTGAAAGCTTCTCATTAAGACGTTTGGCTAAACTCTTCTGCTGATAAGGTCGCAAATGAAGGAAGACAGCATCACCCACATTAAAAGACAAGTCACGCCGCTTGGAATCAGCTTGAGACTTTATTCTGGATTGAGCCTTCATGAGATTGGAACATAGTACCGCTAACATTTGATCTCGTTCCACAAGCTGCTGTTCAAGTTCAGCAATTTTAGTTTCTCCATGAACAAAGGGATGCAAGAGTGGTGGTTCCCTCCCATACACAATCTGGAAAGGAGTCATTGGCGGAAGAATGGTATCCACTGTTGAAAGAGTATTCAGCCCAAGATAGATATTGAAGCCATGATTTGGCTTGTCATGAGCAAAACAGCGTAAGTAAGTTTCAATGCATCGATTGACCACCTCCGTTTGACCATCAGATTGGGGATGATAGGAAGTACCCATACGTAGACGAGCGCGACTAAGGCGAAAAAGTTCCTGCCAAAATGCACTTGCGAAGACAACATCACGACCTGAAAGAATGGACCAGA
This window encodes:
- the LOC129887414 gene encoding membrane-bound transcription factor site-2 protease homolog, producing MEGRRVRRFGRWRSNQTLFPVRVNRLSNAVSCWYCDCKSSILNEPLFHFGRRYSRFLKAWFSMGVGFSLAVLSAVTMILLSEIVQILCLYYGNTQLSNVMSEYLFGFSSTISGLTISVADVGYLCMSSFISVSVHELGHALAAASEGIQMEYIAVFLAVLFPGALLAFDHELLQALSKVPALRIYCAGVWHNAVLCAVCAWALFLQPLILYPFYIHDEGPMVLDVSPTSPLSGHLSPGDVIMSLDDFRINNAQEWSQIISVLAEHSYQNSQNHSLLENPMKRSIAKGYCIPHSLVEEGKHVSLEGNGASCPDELSAFITIPCLDQAMPDDDILEVNHQRDGGVLRCFYAEDVLKLEKCGDGWGRLHSNRSSCLCSKEGACFLPLLSTGVAWVEITYSSPSPLQCSQLGRKHVINDDNSRENPCVKTFVFVGDVISIKHSVLLTSYQPRWSAKFGAHLPYVLERLLMFTFHVSLTLALLNSLPVYFLDGEAISEVIIHYFRILSPRRRRTILQYFLFGGTVASILVFVRIFLVLL